From one Planktothrix agardhii NIES-204 genomic stretch:
- a CDS encoding TENA/THI-4 protein, whose amino-acid sequence MLTQDQPLTETVFLAKLNEIIESNHLLKHPFYQMWTEGKLTLTMLQEYAQEYYLHVHNFPTYVSATHAACDDINIRKMLLENLIEEERGSAHHPELWLQFAEGLGVERSAVLDRQPLNKTQESVKILKKLSRSEEAEKGLAALYAYESQFPEVSTTKIAGLEEFYGIKEESALSFFKVHEKADEIHSQMTRKALLQLCQTTEQQRAALDSVQTAVDAFNLLLDGVYEEYCQN is encoded by the coding sequence ATGTTAACCCAAGATCAGCCTTTAACTGAAACGGTATTTCTGGCTAAACTCAACGAAATTATTGAAAGTAATCACCTGCTCAAGCACCCCTTTTATCAAATGTGGACGGAAGGGAAGCTGACATTAACCATGTTACAAGAGTATGCCCAGGAATATTATTTGCACGTTCATAACTTCCCCACCTATGTCAGTGCCACCCATGCGGCTTGTGATGACATCAACATTCGCAAAATGTTATTAGAAAACCTGATTGAAGAAGAACGGGGCTCGGCCCATCATCCCGAATTATGGTTACAGTTTGCAGAAGGTTTAGGAGTAGAACGGAGTGCTGTTCTTGACCGTCAACCTTTAAATAAAACCCAAGAATCTGTTAAAATTCTGAAAAAATTATCGCGTAGTGAAGAAGCAGAAAAAGGGTTGGCCGCACTCTATGCTTATGAATCCCAATTTCCTGAAGTTTCTACCACAAAAATTGCCGGATTAGAAGAATTTTATGGTATTAAAGAAGAATCAGCTTTATCCTTCTTTAAAGTTCATGAAAAAGCTGATGAAATCCATAGTCAAATGACTCGTAAAGCTTTGTTACAACTGTGTCAAACCACCGAACAACAACGAGCCGCATTAGACTCCGTACAAACAGCCGTTGATGCGTTTAACTTGCTTTTAGACGGTGTTTACGAAGAATATTGTCAGAATTAA
- the mutL gene encoding DNA mismatch repair protein MutL gives MNSIRPLPKDVVDLIAASEVIDSLVAVVRELVENALDAQANRITISVWPESWRVQVVDNGLGMDLTNLKQAAVAHSTSKINTITDLFQINSLGFRGEALHSLAQLSDLEIISRPSCPSLANSGWRISYNHQGEVVKTETIAVAQGTVITVSNLFENWQNRRQSLPASAQQLRGIQLIIQQIALCHPQVTWQLRQGNNPWFQISPGVNAQQILPQIIKNIQFSDLFYLKIPPDYDNINLKEIELILGLPDRASRRRPDWVKVAINGRMVRSPELEQTLLTALARTCPRDRYPICFVHLHLFPEQIDWNRNPDKSEVYLQNLNQWQELISQGIEQALRLNFERISPPQNRIEKLLKVSEEKGSYNINSETQLDATSCQTELGILEIKAIAQVLNTYIIAEHSSGLWLIEQHIAHERILYEQICDQWRLIPLEPSIILQSLSTAQLEQMQRLGLEVDPFGDGVWVVRNAPELLIKRSDCSEALLELSLGGDLQTAQVATACRSAIKNGTPLSLTQMQTILDQWMKTRNPRTCPHGRPIVLQLEESALSRFFRRNWVIGKSHGI, from the coding sequence TTGAATTCTATTCGTCCTCTCCCCAAAGATGTTGTTGATTTAATTGCGGCGAGTGAAGTCATTGACTCCTTAGTGGCGGTGGTTCGGGAATTAGTTGAAAATGCCTTAGATGCCCAAGCAAACCGGATTACAATTTCAGTCTGGCCGGAGTCTTGGCGGGTGCAAGTGGTAGATAATGGTTTAGGAATGGACTTAACTAATTTAAAACAAGCTGCCGTCGCCCATAGTACGAGTAAAATTAACACGATTACCGATTTATTTCAAATTAATAGTTTAGGATTTCGGGGGGAAGCCTTACACAGTTTAGCCCAATTATCGGATTTAGAAATTATTAGCCGTCCTAGTTGTCCTTCCCTTGCTAATTCCGGTTGGCGTATTAGTTATAATCATCAAGGAGAAGTTGTTAAAACCGAAACTATTGCTGTCGCCCAGGGAACAGTTATTACAGTTTCTAATTTGTTTGAAAATTGGCAAAATCGACGTCAATCTTTACCTGCTTCGGCTCAACAATTGCGCGGTATTCAGTTAATAATTCAGCAAATTGCTTTATGTCATCCCCAAGTAACTTGGCAACTGCGTCAAGGCAATAATCCTTGGTTTCAAATTAGTCCGGGGGTGAATGCTCAACAGATTTTACCCCAGATTATTAAAAATATTCAATTCAGTGATTTATTTTATTTGAAAATTCCGCCAGATTATGATAATATTAATCTAAAGGAAATTGAATTAATATTAGGATTACCCGATCGCGCTTCACGTCGCCGACCCGATTGGGTGAAGGTTGCTATTAATGGCCGAATGGTGCGATCGCCGGAATTAGAACAAACCCTATTAACCGCCCTAGCACGCACCTGTCCCCGCGATCGCTATCCCATTTGTTTTGTACATTTACACCTGTTCCCCGAACAAATAGACTGGAATAGAAACCCGGATAAAAGTGAAGTTTATCTCCAGAATTTGAACCAATGGCAAGAACTGATTAGTCAAGGAATTGAACAGGCTTTAAGGTTAAATTTTGAGCGAATTTCTCCTCCGCAAAATCGGATTGAGAAGTTATTAAAAGTATCGGAAGAAAAAGGCAGCTATAATATTAATTCGGAAACTCAGTTAGATGCTACAAGCTGTCAAACCGAATTAGGAATATTAGAAATAAAAGCGATCGCCCAAGTTTTAAATACCTATATTATTGCCGAACATTCTAGCGGATTATGGTTAATTGAACAACATATTGCCCATGAACGGATTTTATATGAACAAATCTGTGATCAATGGCGATTAATTCCCCTCGAACCCAGCATTATTTTACAATCCTTATCAACAGCACAATTAGAACAAATGCAGCGTTTAGGATTAGAAGTTGATCCCTTTGGAGACGGGGTTTGGGTAGTCAGAAACGCCCCGGAATTACTAATCAAACGTAGTGATTGTTCAGAAGCCTTATTAGAATTAAGTTTAGGAGGAGATTTACAAACCGCACAGGTCGCCACCGCCTGTCGGAGTGCGATCAAAAATGGCACACCCCTGAGTTTAACCCAGATGCAAACCATATTAGATCAATGGATGAAAACCCGCAATCCTCGTACCTGTCCCCATGGTCGTCCAATTGTTTTACAACTAGAAGAATCGGCCCTATCCCGTTTTTTCCGTCGGAATTGGGTGATTGGGAAAAGTCATGGAATTTAG